One Ignavibacteriales bacterium genomic window, TCATATACTGTCGGTGATGATGTTGGTTCGATATTGGTTATGACCTGATCAAACTCATCCGCTCCAACATCCGGTGTCGAGGGATTCCTTGTTGTGCCGTGAATGTCGGTCGTAATACCCGGGATTGGCACTGCCCCGCCTTCACAGAGTGTCGATTGAGTAGAGTCCATATCCAGATCATACGGATGTGTAGATACGTTCATAAACGGACTGTTCTCTGAAAACGAGTTCGTTCCCGCGGGAGAGACAGCTGTCTGGAATCCGGCAAATGTAGAGTGAAAATTACTGCCGTCAAAGTAATAGAAATTCGATGCCCCTGCCGGGACAAAGATATTATTATTGTTTGAAGCCGCATTATATGTTACACCTGCTTCCTTATATATGGCAATTGTTTGTCCGCTGCCTGTAGGTGTGAACTTATTGACCACAATATTATTCTTCAATGTCGCGTTACTCGACCCGCCAATATACAAAGCAAAGTTACCTGAATTCGCACCTATAGAGCTGCTATCCAGGTAAATGGTATTATACGAAAGGTTTACAGTATCGCACCCCTCTATTATAAGACCGAGCACACCTAAAGGAGTATTTTGCGCCGGAGCATAGATCTCGCTTATCATATTGTTATATATATTGCCGTTCGAACTATTTGAACCTTCAAAATATACTCCGAATGCAGTAGAGGACCCTATTCTATTAATAATATTATGTATACGGTTTGCGGATATATTAGCCATACTTGGTCCGGAGAGTTGTATTCCCCCGGTCTGTCCTGTGCTGTCATTCATAATATTATAAATGCTATTTCCTGTTATATTCTTTATTGCCGCATTGTTTGTGGCTTCCGCTTGTATATACACACCGACCACATGTCTTATGCCCGTACCTACAATATCATGAATATTATTATCGTATATACTTTCATATCCGCCGGTCTGGTCACCCCTGCTGTAAATACCGAATACATCGCAATCACCGGTAGTATTGTATATATTAAAAATATTATTATCGTAGATCTCTATTGTATCCGTATCACCAATGTGTTGGATTCCACACAACGATGTTTCATCAGTGGATTCTTTAAATAAGCCGCTTATTGTGTTGCCGTGTATGTTAATCTTCCCATCCGCTTCGTTTACTGAAAAGATGCCTCCTAATGCGCCATCCCCGGTGGGATTAAATATGCTGTCGATCACATTGTTGCTAATTTCAGTATTGTAATTTGGACCTTCCATATTTATACAAAAAAATTCTCCGGTACCGGGAGTAGATTGATTTCGTCTGTTGTTCTTGATTGTGTTGTTTGATATAGTAAATGATGCTCCATATAAATTATTTGAGGGAAGCGATTTATAAATACCATTGATCCCTCCTGTGGCTGTCGAAGTTCCGTTCCCGACAGAGTTATCCCGGATCATATTTCCCGTTACATTTGAAGTGTATGGAGCGTTCCGAATATATATGTAATAGTTGTTAGCGCTAGTCACGCCATCATACGTGCAGTCATGAATAGTATTGTTAGTTATATTTACAGTATTATCGACTCCGCTCTCTCCAAGCCTGCAGTATATTGCACTGTGAGTTTGTGTTGTCCCCCCGCAGGTATCGGAAATGTCATTGTTATCTATGGTCGCCGATGAGTTTATGCCTACTGTCAAATTTATTCCGTAGACCTGTGAATTATTCGATTCGCTGTTTACTCTAATTGTATTATTACTGACAGTTACACTATCCTGAAGTGAACAATAGATCCCGTATTTTGTACTAGAATTATTAGTAGAATTCACTAAACCTGAACCTATATTTGTCAAAATATTCCCTGTGATCCCCCCTATATTATAAAAGTGGTCATAGAGGTCGTATGGGGCGGAATCAGCATAACCCGTAAAATACATTCCATTGAAACTGTTATCCAACATACAGCCCTGTATGGAAATGCTTTCGTGTCTTCCCCCGGTAGTTGTGGGGTTTGTGGTATTTCCTGCCAGGTCTCTGTTTAATGATACTATACAGGTTGATTGTACATCTGACTGCTGCATCCGGATAGTACAGCCGGTTATAGTAACATGCTTGCAGCCGTCCGTACTGCTCTTACGCATTAAAACTATCCCATACTCTGTTTTTAGTACCTGTGATCCCCCTGTGTACTGCTCAGCAAAGTCAATATTATTGGTTGTAATGTAATCCGTTCCTACCAACCAGAGAATAGCGTCTTTACGTACTCCAAAACCGGCTCCTGACAATACCCCCGAACCGTTAACGTCTGTCTGTATCAGGGGATTTGTTCCCGCCCCGCTCCTCCGGAAGACTACCGGGTTTCCGGACGTGGGCTGGTTCGCTGTGATGTCGATTATAAGTCCGCCCATTGGTATGGTCTCCGTGTAGCCGGGCGCGATATCGAATGTAACTCCGCCCGTGCCAACCCCGTTAGCGTTAAGGTCGTCTATAGCGAGCTTTATGCTTGCGTAGGTGCCGGGAATGGTCTTTGTACCCGTCAGCTGAGCGTTTGCATTTCCATACATCATAATTAGAAGCAAGGCTAGTGAAATTATTGTTGTTGTGGTCTTTTCCATTTTTAATCTTCCTTGTTTATATGCTTTTTTAAAATTTCTTCTATCTTTTTTTCTGCCCCTGCCAGTTTCTGCGCATCGTTCTTCCTCATCGATAGCTCTGTCTCTGCTGATATATTTATCATCTTTACCACTTCCGAGTTCATCACCTTTATAAGGCTGTTCAACTCTTCAAGTTTGTGTGTTACTTTTTCCATTAGTTTTTTGTTTTTCATTTGTATCCAAAATATTCACAATAGTCCGCTCCTTCAAAAAGATTTTTTTCAAAAGTCTCAAATGGAAATCCCAATGAAATTTGCCAAAAACAGCAAAATTAAGCAGGAATCCACCTTTATCCTTTAAAAATTTTAATTGTTCAGGTATATTAGTCTCAAATGGAAAACAGCAAAATCGTACAGATCCTGCAGACTTTCTCGCCTAAGGAGATCAATGAGCTCGGAAAATTTGTTAATTCACCTTACTTTAGTACAGGAAGGAATGCTGATGGACTGTTCAATATTCTGAAAAATTATTACCCGGACTTCGATTCACCTGAGTTGGATAGGACACTCGTTTTTAAAAAACTTTTCCCCGGAGAAAAATTCAACGAAAAGAAATTTAAAAACGTAACCTCTGCCCTGGTAAAACTTGCCGAGCAGTTTGCGGTTTACGAAAGATTTAAAAAAGACTCCTTTGAAACAGAGTTAATGTTGTCTAAAGATTACTTCTTTAGAGAAAATTTTAAACAATTCTACAGTACTCTAAACGCTCTTGAGAAGAAGATCGATAAATTGCCGTTTAACCGCATGAGGACATTCAAGGATAAAGAAACGATCACAACATACAAGTATAGTTATTATTTAAGATTCAACCAATTTGACAGGGCGATTCCATTAATGGGCAAAACAGCTGAATACGGTACATTATCTTTCCTTATTATGTTCATCAAAAGTCTTATCTATAGGGAAAAGGTTGATGGTCTATTTAAGAATTCCATACATAATCCGCTTGTGGATGAGGTCCGTGATGTACTTGACCTGAAAAAGATTATTGCAGGTCTGCGTAAGAGGAAATATCCATACCTCTGGTTGATCGAGTTATATTATTATGCTCTTCGGTTTTCTTCGAATTATGAAGATGTGGATGCTTTTTATAAGGCAAGGAAGGTATTTAACGAGCATATAGAAAAATACTCACGTTTTGAGAAACATTTTATTTTAGAGGATCTTGGTGCTTTTTGTATAGTACGGGGTCGTCATGGTGATACCTCGTTTTACCGGGACGAATTTGAAATATGCAAACAGACCAAGGATGAAAATGCATTGACACCTGACGATAATATGACTTATGAGATAATTAAGTTCAGAAATACCGTTTATTCTGCCCTTAAAGTGAGGGAATTTGATTGGCTTGAAGAGTTTATTAATGATTGTGTACCGTTGCTTCTGCCGCAGCACAGGAAAAGCATGAAAAACTTTTCACTGGCAAGGCTGGAATTTGAAAGGGGTAATTTTGAAAAAGCTCTCGACCTTACTTCAAAAATACAATACGATATGTTTACTTATAAGCTCGATGTAAAAAATCTCCTTCTTTTGACATATTACGAGCTGGAGTTGTTTGACCAGGCAGAGTCCCTTATAGCTGCTTACAAGCAATATATCAAATACACTAAAGACTATTCTCAAAAATTTCTGCGTCCATTTAAAAATTTCATAGATATTTATAATTCTTTATTCAAGGTCCGCACAACCGGAAATACTAAAGACATCGACCTCCTTCTGAAAAAAGCTGAGGGCATCGATGTCCTGCCATCCCGCAAATGGTTCTTAATAAAGATCAAAGAGCTCCAAAAATAAAAAATCCCCTTGATAAGGGGATTTAAGAGGATTGTTCGTATTGAATTCTATCACTTTACCAGTATCATTTTCTGAACCTTCACGAAATCGCCGGCTGTTATTCGGAAGAAATACACTCCGCTTGCAAACTGTCCACCATTCCACTCAAATTCATACCTTCCTGTTGCCAGCTCGCTGTTTACCAGAGTACTAACCTCTCTGCCTGTGATATCATATACCTTCAGCGAAACAAACCCTGACTTCGGTATGTCAAACTTTATCTTTGTGCTTGGATTGAAGGGATTCGGGTAGTTCTGGTAAAGCTCATATACCACCGGTAATGATGTTGGTTCGATGTTTGTTACACCTGTTGTAAAATTCCATACAGATGAGAAAGGACCTTCGCCCACAGGATTCTTTCCGCTCACTCTCCAGTAATATTTTGTATTGATTGCAAGAAAGTTATTGCCCAGCTGGAGTTCCGATGATGTAAGAGTATCCACATCCACTAGTGAGCTTCCAAATGTGGAATCAGTGGAAATTTGTATGTGATATATAGTTGCATTTGTCACTTCGTCCCAGTTCATCAGCGGGTTTACCTCCACCAGCACAGCATTATTTGCTGGATATACTAGTGTCGGAGCTGCCGTTACCGGATTTTTTAGCTCAAATTCATCCGCGCCAACGTCAGGAGTCGATACATTCCTCGTTGTGCCGTGTATGTCCGTAGTTATTCCCGCTACCGGTATTGCCCCGCCGTCACATAGTGTAGGGATGGTTGTCTTCATGTCCAGGTCATACGGACTTGTGGATACATTTTTAAAAGGACTGTTCTCCGAAAACGAATTCGTATCCGCAGGTGATACAGCAGTCTGGAATGCCGCAAATGTAGAGTGGAAATTGCTGCCGTCACAATAATAGAAGTTCGATGCCCCTGCCGGTACATAAATATTATTATTGTTTGAAGCCGCATTATACGTTACACCCGGGTCCTTAAATATGGCTATCGTTTGTCCGCCGCCCGAAGGGGTGAACTTATTGATCACAATATTATTCTTCAATGTCGAATTACTAAACCCGGAAATATACAAAGCAATGTTGCCCGAATTCGCGCCTGTAGA contains:
- a CDS encoding T9SS type A sorting domain-containing protein, translating into MEKTTTTIISLALLLIMMYGNANAQLTGTKTIPGTYASIKLAIDDLNANGVGTGGVTFDIAPGYTETIPMGGLIIDITANQPTSGNPVVFRRSGAGTNPLIQTDVNGSGVLSGAGFGVRKDAILWLVGTDYITTNNIDFAEQYTGGSQVLKTEYGIVLMRKSSTDGCKHVTITGCTIRMQQSDVQSTCIVSLNRDLAGNTTNPTTTGGRHESISIQGCMLDNSFNGMYFTGYADSAPYDLYDHFYNIGGITGNILTNIGSGLVNSTNNSSTKYGIYCSLQDSVTVSNNTIRVNSESNNSQVYGINLTVGINSSATIDNNDISDTCGGTTQTHSAIYCRLGESGVDNTVNITNNTIHDCTYDGVTSANNYYIYIRNAPYTSNVTGNMIRDNSVGNGTSTATGGINGIYKSLPSNNLYGASFTISNNTIKNNRRNQSTPGTGEFFCINMEGPNYNTEISNNVIDSIFNPTGDGALGGIFSVNEADGKINIHGNTISGLFKESTDETSLCGIQHIGDTDTIEIYDNNIFNIYNTTGDCDVFGIYSRGDQTGGYESIYDNNIHDIVGTGIRHVVGVYIQAEATNNAAIKNITGNSIYNIMNDSTGQTGGIQLSGPSMANISANRIHNIINRIGSSTAFGVYFEGSNSSNGNIYNNMISEIYAPAQNTPLGVLGLIIEGCDTVNLSYNTIYLDSSSIGANSGNFALYIGGSSNATLKNNIVVNKFTPTGSGQTIAIYKEAGVTYNAASNNNNIFVPAGASNFYYFDGSNFHSTFAGFQTAVSPAGTNSFSENSPFMNVSTHPYDLDMDSTQSTLCEGGAVPIPGITTDIHGTTRNPSTPDVGADEFDQVITNIEPTSSPTVYELYQNYPNPFNPSTKIKFDIPKAGFVSLKIYDITGREVSTLVNSELATGRYEFEWNGAQFASGVYFFRINAGDFVKVQKMMLIK